The genomic DNA GCCTCCTGCAGTGGGGAACCTATTTGAGACTATAAGAGATTATTCCGGGACAAGATTTCCTTTCccacatatatataccaaAAAGGAAGGTTTCGGGGATTTCTCACATAGATGCCAATTCCGCAAGAGAAGCTGCAGTCGCGAGTGAGCCGATGAAGGAAACTGATGAATTATTAGTCCAGTTATACTCCAACAAGGGATCATTGTCCGACTTATAAAGCCATAGATTAGCGCAGGCGGGCCTCCGCTGACAAGACCAGATACCATAGTGCTATAATAGGTGTGAGCCTGCTTGGTGCTTGGCTAAATTTCCAGCCTTAGCGTTACCTGCACAGCGCCTCCCAAGTCGCCATCAGGGAAACACTTAGAGAAAGCATCGACAACTTCCCAAATTTATGCTGCATTTTTCTAGTTCTAGCGATTGTTCATAGATTGAATAAGATGTTGATAGACTCACTTTGACATGGTCGATTTGACCGATCCCCTGGTCTGCTTCGGCGTCGCCAAGGTTGTATTCTGCCTTCGCCTTTGGTGACATTTCGGACTCCATGATTGATGAGATTGGGAGGGCAGCTTTCTGAAGGCGAGACAATCCTTAAAAATACAAGGCATTCTATGGTTCACGAACAAATACAAGCACTGAACTAATTCCGCGCTGGTGGCGATTCGCCGAGATAAGCACACAGCCCTAGACCCAAAACGTTGATAGAACACGAGCCAATCGGGACCATGCCAATTCTCTACTATTTGGTACACCTACTTAAGTGCTACGATAGATCATAGGGCTTTAGTATATCTCCCAAAAGGCAGCCATCATGTTCCAAATTCTATCCTCCTTCAACAAATCTGACCAATCACAAGAGAAGGGCCCCGAGGCTCGGGCTCTTCCAGCATCATGGTATCATTCAAGCCCATTGTACGAACTCGAACGACGAGCAATATTTTCCAAAAGGTGGTTGCTAGTCACCCATCGATCGCGTCTTACCAAGCCAGGGGACTTCATTCGATACGAGGAGGCCGGGTTTCCCATTTTTCTCTGTCTCGATCGCCAGGGTAACCTACGAGGATTTCATAATGTCTGCCGACACCGTGCCTTCCCAGTAGTGATTTCTGATTCTGGATCGGCAAACATCCTGGCTTGCAAATACCATGGTAGGAGCTCTCCCGTTTCCCCGAAGTTCCCAGTTGGTCTAATCATCCACTGGTAGGTTGGTCGTACGGGCTGAATGGAAAATTGGCCAAAGCCCCTCGCTTCGATGGTGTGTCTGGGTTTGACAAAGAGGACAATGGCTTGTTTTCTATACATGTGCATGTTGATCAGAGGGGTCTTGTATGGGTCAACCTCGACGCTAAAGAAACTCCTACTACGCCCTGGAATGAAGATTTCCTGGGAGCTGACACTCAGGGTCGACTGCAGGATTTCAACATGACCGAGTATAAATTTGATCATGCCTGGGATATGGTAGGTAACTATAATTGGAAGACATTGGTAGACAATTATAACGAGGTACGGGACTCAAACCACATTATGGTCTGTTCTCGATGACTGATCAAGCCGTTCCGTCGTCGGGATAGTGCTATCATTGCGGCGTTGCGCATCCTGGTATTGCTGCCATATCTGATCTGACTACCTATGATGTCCAAACCCATGGAGGGCAAATCCAACATTATGTGAAAGACAAACCAGGCTACGACTCGGACATAAAAGTTGCcccaactttcttttttccgAACGCCTCTGTTACCATGACGTAAGGGTGTCCCCTTCTCTACATGAGGTGTTGTACTAAAGGATTGCTCTAGATCGCACTATTTTTACATCATGCGGGTAGTGCCGACATCTGCGACGACTACATCCATGCAGTACGAGGTCTTTCGACATAGAGATGCGTCAGACAAAGCCTTCAAGGAGCTAGATGACTTCTTCAAACAAGTTGAAAACGAAGACAAGAATCTGTGTAACGGGGCACAGAAAAATCTGAATGCAGGCGTTTACGTTAACGGTGAGTTACAGCCGTTCAACGAAAAGGTAAATCTCCAAGATGAAGGTCGAGTTCCAGCAATAGGCTAAACTTGCCTGCTTAGGGCGTTCTTTATTTTCAAAAACTTGTCAAACAAAGTTTGGTTTCCCATcgagcggaggaagaggccaagGGTGAAGAGATATGCCCTAGCATGAGAAAGGCTATAAAGTCAACgtctttggatgatgagattggCTTCTGCGCCAGGCTCGAGGGCTGTGGTAAGGCCGAGCTGGCCTGGTAGGCTTCTAGTGGGCTTTATTCCAATCTTTTCACGAGAAATGGAAATTAGAGAGAATAGTTGAGACCTCCCAGATTGAAAAGGCAGCCGAGGTGAGATGTTTTATGCGTAACATAGCATTACACAGGTAGAACGTCGTAGACTAGCCAAAGATTGACTCCAGTCGCTCCTCATTCATGACATCCAACCAATGGATAAATACTTGGGTAGAAGTATTAGTTCTGTTTGAAACACACAAGTCCGCTCTGAGCCAAACTGCTTCGAGGATCTGCAAAGCTCTGGGGACTGGATCAAGGCGAACAAACTCGTGTAACACTTTCAATTTCTGGCGCACAAGGGACCGCCAGTGAAGGATCATGAAATCTGAGGAGTGCACGGAAAGAATTGCTTTCTCGATGCTGAAAGGGTTCGTAAGATGTAGATTACCGATATCTTGATTATGGTTTTCGACTTTCTGTAGGGCACTCCCGGCAATTATAAGTGGCACAGTTAAGAGTACTTTGATACCGGATGATTCTGGAACCGATGATATAAGATTCAGGATGTTGACAGCTAACCCTACTATGATCTCATTGAGTGATCGCTGGCTCGTTTCATTTGATAGATCCGTATCGAGGGTTGACATTGTTGTGTTTGACTTTTGCAAGAGATCCGGAAATGTGAGATATAACTGAACCAGGACCGAGAATCTGTAGATTTGTGCCAGACATTGAAGGTGCGACACGGGTGTGAATCGGTCATCTGGGTCTTTGATGCAACCAGATACGGGCGGAGAATATTGCAAGACCTTTGCCTCCAGCTCACCGGCCTTCGTGAGCTGCTCATGAAAGATATTCTCGCAGACTTCGGTAGACGCTAACGAGGTAGAGAGATGTTTTGTAAGGCGGTTTTGGCGACAAAGAGTGCTGACTTCGGCAGcataaataaatatagtaGTCGAGGCCCCAGTCCACGGATTCGGATAAACAAGCGTATCATGATTTTCTTGCTTGCAAAATGGAATGAGGTATTCAAGAGAACGTGGACTCTGCGTGGTGACAATTGCTACCATAGCTTCCCAGTAAGCCATGATCCCGACCAAGAAGGATGTGGACTGAGGATCGTTCGACGCCTCAGGTCGCGCTATTGACTCCTGAAAGAGCGCACGAGCGGTGTGAATATGTGTTATCCCCAGCGCGCTTGAATCTCTCCAAGCGGATGTTATGCCTAATAAAATACTGCCTAGCATAGCTTCGAATCTCCCTTTGTCAGTTACATTTCTGTTCTCTATTAGATATGAGATAGCATCATGTCGGTGTTGCCGTGCCACTGAAAGCATCTCGTTCTGCTGGTGACCGAGGTGAGTGGCTGCTGTCATCATGACCAGATGGAAGATCAGCTGGGAGGAGTTCATCAAGTTTGCAATGACCGAGCGGAAGGGGTTCAAGTGGGAATCAAAGCAGGAATTTATTGTGCAGACGTGGGAAAAGTAGTGGGTTGAAAGAACAATAGCCTTGTCATCGATCGGCTTGAACAAAGGGCACAGGAACTCTGATTGCAATATGCTGTTCTCTAGCAATGAATCCATGATGTCCTCGCCCCCATTCCTGATGTCTTCTGTAACCAGGCCATTCAGGAAACCGTCAGGTAAAAGGCAGCTGGAGCTGCTGCAACCATCGTTGATCATGCCATCAAACTCACATGACTGCGGGGTAATATCATGGCGGTTGCGTATTTGTTCTTCATTCGTGTTCATCGATGTCTCAGGCGAGGTAGGATCGACACAGGACGCCAATTCGCGAGAATATTGAATAGCCATCACGCTTTCAGATTGAGTGAATCCATCAGTGCCATCCTCGGAAGAATGACTACGGTCTTCCTGAACGTCAGGTTTCTGCGTAGAGTGTCCAGCTACATTCAAGTAACGCCATTTCATCGGCTGTTGGTACCCCGGGCAGCTGAACCCCCTTTTCAAACACTGGCCACAGAAGGGTAGCCCCTCGTCGCATTTGATGCGCTACCGCTTGTTAAAACATATCCTCTATCGGCTGTTCGTGAGGGCAGGACCTACCCGCTGCTTGCAACGCTGGCATCCCGCTGGATGCCCTTAGCTTTGAACCCAGATCTTCCAGAGGAACAACTTACACCGTGACTTGGAGCGTCTTTTCGGCGGCAAGGGGCTTTTCTTACTAGTTTGCGTGGGTATTTCCATGCCGTACTGCTGTGGTGTCACTCTTAGGTTCCGGTGGCGTGTCGTGGACTACTTCCCAATATATGCTTAGGCTTATCGCTCATGTGCGGGGAAGATAAGCAAGCGCGCGGAATCCGCCGTGATAAGCGCCGCCGCACCAATCATGTAATTCATGTCGAACTAGAGTTCATTTACTAGGAATACTAGAAGTACTATTCTTACTGGGTCTCAGCTTCCATCGAATATCGAGATCAAAACATCACGCCGTTATTGTCGCGGAGATTATTCTCTTCCACAAATCCCTTCACCATTAAGCTATTCTGCACTATCGCAAATTACTGATTATTCCAACATCAGGTGAGCATATGCATCTGGGGTTGTGCAAATTTCGTGGCGGAGCGAGTAGTAATGTCAGTAGAGCAATGGTGGTATTTATACTGCTCAAGTATTTACGATTACCGCAACTGCAGACCCATCGAGTCCCAGGCAAGCAAGGATGACTTGCTTTGATAGAACCTCCCATTAAGACATAGTAACTCTTCATATTGCCTAGTTCTGCAGGCAACGAGGCACATCCGCACTTTGCCTAATTGGGAGAAAAAGCACGCACAAATGCGATTGGCCCTCCGACTCAGTGTGGGGCACCTACTAGTATGGAGCACTTCTTCCATATGCTTGATAGCCATTCGTTCAGTACTTGTTGTAGTATAAGTAGAGACTAACGGAAACTGGATTCTATAATGCATTAGAAGTGCAAAGCAAGTTTCAAGTTTGACTAGACCATGGCATTTCGTGTTAGACGCAAGACAGATGTCTTCAAGATACCCAACTTTGGCGGGATACcccatgttttctttggtaAGCTAGCCCACATGGAACTATTGAAGTTCAATGACCTGATTACAGTGGTCAAAGCGGACTATCTGGGgactgaagatgagaaggcgATCGGTCCCATTAGCGGATCCTGGTTTAGGATCGAGAAAGGACCGGAAGCAACCCCTCCGAGGTATGACTATGATGAAATTGGAGTAGTGATAGAGGGTAGGTATGTCTGGCAAAGAGACTTGGCAAGATTATTCACGGGTGTCCAGGAGAAATCACATTGAAAGATGAAACCGGCCAAACGGAAACAGTTCGAGGTGGCGATACGTTCATGATCCCGCGAGGCAGCACCATCAATTTTTCCTCGGACACTTATGGGGTTGCATGGAAATGCGGGGGGAGGCCAATGAGCAGGCTTTGATAGCCCGAGCTACAAATCCTTGAATATCTTGAGCTGCCAGGAGGTGTCTGTCCAAGGTCATTTGTTTGGTCAACTTCCCGATTTGATGAATTAATACGAGGCTTAAACGCGATTGGTCCGTACCCATAGCCCGATACCATACGCACTAAATTTCCTATTATACCTATCACTACGTACCTAGAAAGTTGTACTAGTCCTGTAGCATCTGAATGGAAATCAAAACAAGCTAGATTTAGGTCAACTGGGAACCCGTGAAATATAAATGGGTAATCTGGCCCAAGAATGACCGATAATTGGTACATCCCCCACGTTCTTTCCTAGTTCATTTCAATTTAAATTTTTCTCAAAATGGCACCACCTTCAAACGAAGGCTTTTTATGGACTCCACATGGAAGTACGAGTGGCCTCGAAACTGACGCTGTGCAGGAAAGCTCACCAGTTATCCATGACAGCTATGACGTGGTGGTTATAGGGGCTGGGTTCACTGGTCTTATCGCCGCACGAGAATTGAGTCAGAGACATGATCTGAAGGTGTTACTATTAGAGGCAAGAGATCGGATCGGTGGTCGTACATGGACGGCAAGAGCTCTAGGGGAAGAGCTAGAGATGGGAGGAACTTGGGTGCATTGGGCTCAACCTCACCTTTATAGCGAACTTCGCCGGTACGGACTACATATCAATTTAAAGACTTCCGCAGGCACTGCTGCACCTACCAAGCAGATGTTCAAACAGGGAAAGGCAACCCCATGTGAGATATCGATCGAGGAGACTGGTGATATTTTGGAGCGCATTGCCCAATCTTTCTTCACGATCGACGGAAGCAGCAGTCGTGAGCTCATGCCATACCCTCACGATCCCTTCAAGCGACCAGCTTTGTGGATGAAATATGATCATTTGTCAGTGCAAGACCGACTGGACAGTCTTCGTGGGTTTTCAAGTTGGGAGAAAGATTTGTTCGAATCAAACACGAGCACCTTCGGTAGTGCTCCTGGAAAGGATATCGCATTTACCGAAGCACTTCGGTGGTACGCCTTAGGTGGACACAACATGAAGGGGGTGTTCGAACTCGCTGGAGTCTACAAAATTGGGAATGGGGGCATGACTTCGTTTGCGCGAGCAGTCTTGGGTGACTACACGGGGCATATGCTTTTTGGGGCCACTGTGAAGGAAGTCGCGTAGACTAAGTTAGGAGTTAGGGTTACCACAAGGCTTGGGCAAGAGATCAATGCAAAATATGTAGTTTCTACTATTCCTTTGTACGACCACTCTTCCTGAGCCTCTCTCAATTCGAAGTTCTCAAAGCTAATCCTCAGCAGGAACTGTTTAGCGGATGTGAAATTCTACCCCCCAATATCTTCCAGTCGACAGTCTGCGATGACGAAAGGACATATCAATAAGGGCGCAAAGATCCACTTCAAGCTCAAGGCAGCGGAGCCGGGCTGGTTTGTAACCGCAAATTCGAGCGACTCGGCCTATGTTTTTGCCTTCTCCGACCACAACGGCACTCGGGAATCAGAACCATCCGGCACTTGGTGCATTGGATTTGGATACAATGGAAGATTGGATGATAAGAACAACCACCGTCATATTATCGATCACTTCCGAAAGGATATTTATCCAACCGGTGACGTTGAAGCTTACGTGACTCACGACTGGGTGAATGACCCGTACGCGAAAGGAGCTTGGGCTTGTTGGGGGCCTGGATGTGCGACAGCCTATCTCCAAGAACTCCAGAAGCCCCATGGGAGGGTCATTTTTGCCAGTGCCGATTGGGCTGACGGGTGGAGGGGGTTCGTTGATGGAGCCATCGAACAGGGTCACCAAGCATCTCAATGTGTCGTGGCATCTCTCAAGTCAGAGACTGAAACGTTGCGATCGAGGCTTTGATTCAACTTGATAGTGAGACTATAACCAAATTCATGTTGATTTGACCGGTACTGCCCTTCTGCAAGTACAGCCACAACTACTTCGTACCCACCTTGGGATTAGTGTGGGGCCTCGAGCGTATTAGTAATACGCCCGTCGCTACTCCAGAATAATCAATACAATATGCAGAAACCGCCCAGTGTTAACATTTAGTGTAGGAGATCATAGATTGTTGTCTTGGTATTGATAAGATTCCTTTAATAGCAAAATAAATCACGTTTTTCCGTCCAAGCCCTATGTTTGCACTGTTTGAGGCCCACAGGAGGGCcatgaagaagccgaagcgTATTGCGGGAGCGTATTCGCGAGGAGCGTATTCGTACAGTACTTTGAGGCGGAGTAAAAAAGATCAAGGAAATTCCTTTGAACCTGCTCCGGAGTCTTTACTAAACTCTTTATGACCTTAATCATCTTTAATTTCTGTTGACGCTGCCTAATCAGGCCTAGCGCTGTTGTTTTTCCTAcagtcatgttgatagattcAAGCAGCATAATCAATATaatcaaggaattgaacCTACGTGACCATTTGACAATTTCTAATACGCCCTTTGAGAAACTCAGCGTATCTCACAGCCCCAAATCTAAATCATATACCAATCCATAGGTTAAGTTTAGTTTAGTTATGTATATAAAGATTGAATCCTTCCCTAAATCCGAAGTCCTCATCAAACGAGCATTTATTGTCTACATAGTTCACTACATACATTTGGCATAGTCTCtgagctttctctctctctctttctttcgttgttcttttttttttttttttttttttttctgtgcCGTTAACTAGAGATCATGAAGACCTCTACACTTACTCTACTAGCTTTTGCAACCTCTGGTCTTGCATTCCCAGACCCTGGAGGTCATGAATTTCGTGCCCCAGGACCTTTTGATAGTATGTAATTCTTCCACACTGACGATCTATAACTACCTTCCGCAGGTCGTTCGCCATGCCCTGGCCTCAATGCTCTAGCAAACCACGGCTATCTCCCGCGCGACGGCAAGAACCTGGATTACGAAATGATCAACAAAGCTGCACAAGCAGTATACAACTTCGAATCGGGCTTTTATATAGACGCCGTTAATATGGTTTTCGAGTTtaacatctccaccaccaatcGACCTAATGAAACTTTCCATCTTCGCGACCTCGCTCGACACGATACAATCGAAGCGGACGGCTCGCTGACTCGCAACGATATTTATTTCGGAGACGACCTGCACTTCGATGCCACCGTTTGGGATCCTGTTGCGAAGGATCTCGGGTTGGATCATTATCGAGATGTGGACCGCTTCGTCACGGTAGATACGGCAGCCAAGGCTACTCAAAACCGCTATGGTCTTGCGATGAGTGCCAACCCGCAATTCAATGCTTCTGAGCTTTGGAAACAGTTCCAATACGGGACTACCGCG from Aspergillus oryzae RIB40 DNA, chromosome 7 includes the following:
- a CDS encoding aromatic ring-hydroxylating oxygenase subunit alpha (phenylpropionate dioxygenase and related ring-hydroxylating dioxygenases, large terminal subunit), translating into MFQILSSFNKSDQSQEKGPEARALPASWYHSSPLYELERRAIFSKRWLLVTHRSRLTKPGDFIRYEEAGFPIFLCLDRQGNLRGFHNVCRHRAFPVVISDSGSANILACKYHGWSYGLNGKLAKAPRFDGVSGFDKEDNGLFSIHVHVDQRGLVWVNLDAKETPTTPWNEDFLGADTQGRLQDFNMTEYKFDHAWDMTIITRYGTQTTLWSVLDD
- a CDS encoding uncharacterized protein (predicted protein), with product MAYWEAMVAIVTTQSPRSLEYLIPFCKQENHDTLVYPNPWTGASTTIFIYAAEVSTLCRQNRLTKHLSTSLASTEVCENIFHEQLTKAGELEAKVLQYSPPVSGCIKDPDDRFTPVSHLQCLAQIYRFSVLVQLYLTFPDLLQKSNTTMSTLDTDLSNETSQRSLNEIIVGIEKAILSVHSSDFMILHWRSLVRQKLKVLHEFVRLDPVPRALQILEAVWLRADLCVSNRTNTSTQVFIHWLDVMNEERLESIFG
- a CDS encoding flavin monoamine oxidase family protein (predicted protein) — protein: MAPPSNEGFLWTPHGSTSGLETDAVQESSPVIHDSYDVVVIGAGFTGLIAARELSQRHDLKVLLLEARDRIGGRTWTARALGEELEMGGTWVHWAQPHLYSELRRYGLHINLKTSAGTAAPTKQMFKQGKATPCEISIEETGDILERIAQSFFTIDGSSSRELMPYPHDPFKRPALWMKYDHLSVQDRLDSLRGFSSWEKDLFESNTSTFGSAPGKDIAFTEALRWYALGGHNMKGVFELAGVYKIGNGGMTSFARAAKLGVRVTTRLGQEINAKYVVSTIPLNCLADVKFYPPISSSRQSAMTKGHINKGAKIHFKLKAAEPGWFVTANSSDSAYVFAFSDHNGTRESEPSGTWCIGFGYNGRLDDKNNHRHIIDHFRKDIYPTGDVEAYVTHDWVNDPYAKGAWACWGPGCATAYLQELQKPHGRVIFASADWADGWRGFVDGAIEQGHQASQCVVASLKSETETLRSRL